From the genome of Kaistella daneshvariae, one region includes:
- the rseP gene encoding RIP metalloprotease RseP has product MTLIQLFQFILSISILVVLHELGHFIPAKLFKTKVEKFYLFFDPWFSLVKTKIRGTEYGIGWLPFGGYVKIAGMVDESMDTEQLKKPAEPWEFRSKPAWQRLIIMMGGVTVNFFLAWTIYSCLSYFKGETFHENSKFENGISVSPAAKKMGLQTGDKILKIDGKGADRMETSTINMLFANEVTVLRDGKKVTFPVNEDGVAEILADNEAKAYFGPRFPVVVDSLRPNGPAINSGLMKGDKIVGVNGKPVQYFDELVSELSQNKNQNIVLNVERNNAKQNIDVKVDAKGELGFGADSSIIQQEFEKTRVKKDYTWAEAIPRGLTRTIDVLTMQIKQFKIVFNTKTEGYKKVSGPIGIIKQMPETINWEFFWSFTAMFSVWLAFLNLIPIPGLDGGHVMFTLWEMITGKPVPQKVLENAQMIGVIFLLGLMVLIFGNDILKWITGKF; this is encoded by the coding sequence ATGACATTAATTCAGTTATTTCAATTTATACTCAGTATTTCAATTCTGGTTGTTCTTCATGAATTAGGGCATTTTATTCCGGCAAAACTCTTTAAAACCAAGGTGGAAAAATTTTATCTGTTTTTCGATCCCTGGTTTTCGCTTGTAAAAACTAAAATCCGTGGTACCGAATACGGTATCGGCTGGCTTCCTTTTGGTGGCTACGTGAAAATCGCCGGAATGGTGGATGAAAGTATGGATACCGAGCAGCTGAAAAAACCCGCTGAACCTTGGGAATTCCGCAGCAAACCGGCATGGCAGAGACTAATCATCATGATGGGTGGCGTTACGGTAAACTTCTTTTTAGCCTGGACGATTTACTCGTGTTTAAGCTATTTTAAAGGGGAAACCTTCCACGAAAATTCCAAATTTGAAAACGGAATTTCGGTCTCTCCGGCAGCCAAAAAAATGGGTTTGCAAACCGGCGATAAAATTTTAAAAATCGATGGGAAAGGAGCGGACCGTATGGAAACTTCTACCATCAACATGCTTTTTGCCAATGAGGTTACGGTTTTGCGTGACGGTAAGAAAGTTACTTTTCCTGTGAATGAAGACGGGGTTGCAGAAATTTTGGCTGATAATGAAGCGAAAGCGTATTTCGGACCGCGATTTCCGGTCGTTGTTGATAGTTTACGTCCGAACGGCCCGGCAATTAATTCCGGCTTGATGAAAGGCGATAAAATCGTCGGCGTGAACGGAAAACCGGTTCAGTATTTCGATGAGCTGGTTTCTGAACTTTCGCAAAATAAAAATCAAAATATCGTTTTGAATGTGGAGCGAAATAACGCGAAACAGAATATCGATGTTAAAGTTGATGCAAAAGGTGAATTAGGTTTTGGTGCAGACAGCTCTATCATTCAGCAGGAATTCGAGAAAACACGCGTTAAAAAAGACTACACTTGGGCAGAAGCAATTCCGCGCGGTTTGACGAGAACAATTGATGTGCTCACAATGCAGATCAAGCAGTTTAAAATTGTGTTCAACACCAAAACCGAAGGTTACAAGAAAGTTTCGGGACCAATAGGAATCATCAAACAGATGCCGGAAACCATCAATTGGGAGTTTTTCTGGAGTTTTACGGCCATGTTTTCGGTGTGGTTGGCTTTCCTTAATTTAATTCCGATTCCGGGATTAGATGGCGGTCATGTGATGTTTACGCTTTGGGAAATGATCACAGGCAAGCCTGTACCGCAGAAAGTTTTGGAAAATGCACAGATGATCGGTGTGATATTTTTACTCGGCTTAATGGTGCTTATTTTCGGAAATGACATTTTGAAATGGATTACCGGAAAATTCTAA
- the pepT gene encoding peptidase T: protein MTSIDFNLDWKLKLQNRFITYAKIYSTSDPESESTPSTPQQWDIANYIFEELKTLGLSDVSIDEHGYIYAYVPSNLENDDEPVVGFISHYDTSPDFNGKDVKPQIWDDYDGKDLLLNKETGFTLSPSKFETLKDYIGKTLITTDGTSLLGADDKAGVAEIVTAAEYLLAHPEIKHGKIAIGFTPDEEIGRGAHKFDVEKFGAEWAYTMDGSEVGELEYENFNAAGAVVKIHGLSVHPGYAYGKMVNSALLAADFIKMLPENETPGTTREFEGFYHLMEVKADISEAKLQYIIRDHDSEKFEARKKFITDQVAEFNKKYGEGTAEIEIKEQYRNMKQQFEGKMHIIDIAEQALKDTNIEPKIKAIRGGTDGAQLSYMGLPCPNIFAGGMNFHGPYEYVALESMEKAVKVIINIAKAVKKK, encoded by the coding sequence ATGACAAGCATCGATTTTAATCTTGACTGGAAACTGAAGCTGCAAAACCGCTTTATCACTTACGCGAAAATCTATTCAACCAGCGATCCGGAAAGCGAGTCTACTCCTTCCACTCCACAACAGTGGGACATTGCGAATTATATTTTTGAAGAACTGAAAACCCTTGGTTTAAGCGATGTTTCGATTGATGAGCACGGTTATATTTATGCCTATGTCCCGTCAAACCTTGAAAATGATGACGAACCTGTGGTGGGATTTATTTCGCATTATGACACGTCGCCGGATTTTAACGGAAAAGATGTAAAACCGCAAATTTGGGATGATTACGACGGAAAAGATCTGCTTTTAAATAAAGAAACCGGTTTCACGCTGTCACCATCAAAATTTGAAACTTTAAAAGATTATATCGGTAAAACGCTGATCACGACTGATGGAACTTCATTGCTTGGCGCTGATGATAAAGCTGGTGTTGCTGAAATAGTAACCGCTGCGGAATATTTGCTGGCGCATCCGGAAATTAAGCACGGAAAAATCGCTATTGGCTTTACGCCGGACGAGGAAATCGGGCGTGGCGCGCATAAATTTGATGTTGAAAAATTTGGTGCTGAATGGGCGTACACCATGGACGGTTCTGAAGTTGGCGAGCTTGAATATGAAAACTTTAATGCTGCCGGCGCGGTGGTGAAAATTCACGGACTGAGCGTTCATCCGGGTTATGCTTATGGTAAAATGGTAAATTCTGCCCTTTTAGCGGCGGATTTTATTAAAATGTTACCGGAAAATGAAACACCGGGAACTACGAGAGAATTTGAAGGTTTCTACCATTTAATGGAAGTGAAAGCGGACATTTCTGAAGCGAAACTTCAGTACATCATCCGCGATCATGACAGCGAAAAGTTTGAAGCACGAAAAAAATTCATCACCGATCAGGTAGCAGAATTTAATAAAAAATACGGTGAAGGAACGGCAGAAATTGAGATTAAAGAGCAATACCGAAATATGAAGCAGCAGTTTGAAGGAAAAATGCACATCATTGATATTGCAGAACAGGCTTTGAAAGACACGAACATCGAACCTAAGATCAAAGCTATTCGCGGCGGTACAGACGGCGCACAGTTGTCTTATATGGGTCTACCTTGCCCTAATATTTTTGCGGGCGGAATGAACTTCCACGGACCATACGAATATGTGGCGCTGGAATCCATGGAAAAAGCGGTGAAAGTGATCATCAACATCGCGAAAGCGGTGAAGAAAAAATAA
- a CDS encoding hydroxymethylglutaryl-CoA lyase, with translation MFLTECPRDAMQGWPDFIPTETKIDYTNALMAVGFDVLDCGSFVSPKSIPQMADSGVVLDRIDKSISNTKLSVIVANFRGAEKALKHQSVDILGFPFSISETFQHRNTNKSREEAFTDIKKISKVLEKDGRILNVYFSMAFGNPYGDLWTVEEIDKWAQRFSDLGIKNILLSDTTGTGTAEQIAELFSFIPKKYPHIDFGAHFHNRYQDSYSKLKAAYDSGCRRFDSAIKGIGGCPMANDELVGNMPTEQIINFMAMEKIDHSLNLLNFESAYNRAKNIFHF, from the coding sequence ATGTTTTTAACCGAATGTCCGCGCGACGCCATGCAAGGTTGGCCAGATTTTATACCGACCGAAACCAAGATCGACTATACCAATGCGCTGATGGCGGTTGGTTTTGATGTGCTGGACTGCGGCAGCTTCGTTTCACCGAAAAGCATTCCACAGATGGCAGATTCCGGTGTAGTTCTGGACAGAATCGATAAAAGCATTTCCAACACCAAACTTTCGGTCATCGTAGCAAACTTTCGGGGCGCCGAAAAAGCGTTGAAACATCAGTCTGTAGATATTTTAGGTTTTCCTTTTTCCATTTCGGAAACATTTCAGCACAGAAATACGAATAAAAGCCGCGAAGAAGCTTTTACTGACATTAAAAAAATCAGTAAAGTTCTGGAAAAAGACGGCCGCATTTTAAATGTCTATTTTTCGATGGCTTTCGGAAATCCGTACGGTGATTTGTGGACTGTTGAGGAGATTGATAAATGGGCGCAGCGCTTCAGCGACCTTGGCATTAAAAATATTTTGCTTTCCGACACCACCGGAACCGGAACTGCCGAGCAAATTGCAGAGCTTTTTTCCTTCATTCCAAAAAAATATCCGCATATCGATTTCGGTGCGCATTTCCATAACCGATATCAGGATTCTTACTCAAAATTAAAAGCCGCTTATGACAGTGGCTGTCGCCGTTTTGATTCTGCAATTAAAGGAATCGGCGGATGTCCGATGGCAAATGACGAGCTTGTTGGAAATATGCCTACCGAGCAAATCATTAATTTTATGGCAATGGAAAAAATTGATCATTCGCTGAATTTGCTCAATTTTGAAAGCGCTTACAACAGAGCCAAAAATATCTTCCATTTTTAA
- a CDS encoding OsmC family protein, producing the protein MATSKVIYSGDLRCESEHLQSGTIIYTDAPTDNHGKGEAFSPTDLCATSLAQCMLTTIAILGKDRGISIDGSYAEVQKNMNPKPRIIAEIVCDVHMKGNFDDDQKNFIEETAYNCPVALSLSSDLKKTINFTYEN; encoded by the coding sequence ATGGCAACTTCAAAAGTTATTTATTCTGGCGATTTACGCTGCGAATCCGAGCATTTACAGTCAGGAACGATCATTTATACCGATGCGCCCACCGATAACCACGGCAAAGGTGAAGCTTTTTCACCAACCGATCTTTGTGCGACTTCTTTAGCGCAATGTATGCTGACAACCATCGCGATTTTGGGTAAAGACCGCGGAATTTCCATCGATGGTTCTTATGCGGAAGTTCAGAAAAATATGAACCCGAAGCCGCGAATAATTGCAGAAATCGTTTGTGATGTGCACATGAAAGGAAACTTTGATGACGATCAGAAAAATTTTATCGAAGAAACAGCGTACAACTGCCCGGTGGCTTTGTCGTTGAGTTCTGATCTAAAGAAAACCATCAATTTCACCTACGAAAATTAA
- a CDS encoding OsmC family protein — MTSTITYLGDKKIVSKHEKSGAEIITCAPVREGGTSEMFSPSDLFGISLGQSMLMAVAVLGKERGIDITGAKCDLKKSTHPQPKRIGTIFCIVRFPGNYTENEKKFIEETALNCPVALSIHPNVQRTVLFEYGH; from the coding sequence ATGACATCAACAATTACTTATTTGGGCGATAAAAAAATCGTTTCGAAACATGAAAAATCCGGCGCCGAAATCATTACCTGTGCGCCCGTGCGCGAAGGCGGAACTTCTGAAATGTTCTCACCTTCGGATTTGTTTGGTATTTCGCTGGGACAGTCCATGCTGATGGCGGTGGCTGTTTTGGGAAAAGAACGCGGCATTGATATCACTGGCGCAAAATGCGACTTGAAAAAATCTACGCACCCGCAACCGAAAAGAATCGGCACCATTTTCTGCATCGTGCGCTTTCCGGGAAATTATACGGAGAACGAAAAGAAATTCATCGAAGAAACGGCTTTAAATTGTCCGGTGGCGCTTTCAATCCATCCAAATGTGCAGCGTACCGTTTTATTTGAATACGGACATTAA
- a CDS encoding SUF system Fe-S cluster assembly protein — translation MKYTDDQIAEIGENIIIALKTVYDPEIPVDIYELGLIYDVQISDEGAVKVIMTLTTPNCPVAESLPAEVREKVTEVEGVNEVDLDLTFEPAWNKDMMSEEARFELGMI, via the coding sequence ATGAAATATACAGATGACCAGATAGCCGAAATTGGCGAAAATATTATTATTGCTTTAAAAACCGTTTACGACCCGGAAATTCCGGTGGATATTTACGAATTGGGACTCATTTACGACGTTCAGATTTCCGATGAAGGCGCGGTAAAAGTAATCATGACTTTAACAACACCCAACTGCCCGGTTGCAGAAAGTTTGCCGGCAGAAGTGCGCGAAAAAGTAACCGAAGTGGAAGGCGTAAATGAAGTGGACCTCGACCTTACCTTTGAACCCGCCTGGAACAAAGATATGATGAGCGAGGAAGCCCGCTTCGAACTGGGAATGATTTAA
- a CDS encoding 3'-5' exonuclease, translating into MIQHIPLEKVLFLDIETVPQVGHWDELHETDQYLWDKKTRFQRKDEFSPAEFYHERGGIMAEFGKIICISVGILEKSERLLIKSFYGDDERKLLEEFGEIFNRPKLRDVVLCAHNGKEFDFPWIARRFLINGMQPPTPFQLYGKKPWEIPHIDTMELWKFGDYKSFVSLELLAHVFGIPTPKDDIDGSQVSSIYHIEKDLFRIVQYCEKDVLTLANVFRRMRQEDLLDKS; encoded by the coding sequence ATGATTCAACATATTCCTTTAGAAAAAGTTCTCTTTTTGGATATTGAAACTGTGCCGCAGGTTGGCCACTGGGACGAGCTGCACGAAACCGACCAATATCTTTGGGATAAAAAAACGCGTTTTCAGCGGAAAGATGAATTTTCACCGGCAGAATTTTACCACGAACGCGGCGGAATTATGGCGGAATTCGGAAAAATTATCTGCATTTCGGTCGGAATTTTAGAAAAGAGCGAAAGACTTCTCATCAAAAGTTTTTATGGTGATGATGAAAGAAAACTGCTGGAAGAATTTGGTGAAATTTTCAACCGCCCAAAACTTCGCGATGTAGTTCTTTGCGCCCACAACGGTAAAGAATTTGATTTTCCCTGGATTGCGCGGCGATTTTTAATTAATGGAATGCAGCCTCCCACACCATTTCAGCTGTACGGCAAGAAACCCTGGGAAATTCCGCACATCGACACCATGGAATTATGGAAGTTCGGTGATTACAAATCTTTTGTGTCGCTGGAACTTTTAGCACATGTTTTCGGAATCCCTACACCGAAAGACGATATCGACGGTTCACAGGTTTCTTCAATTTACCACATAGAAAAAGACTTATTTAGAATCGTTCAATATTGTGAAAAAGATGTCTTAACTTTGGCAAATGTTTTCCGCCGCATGCGACAGGAAGATTTATTAGACAAAAGTTAA
- a CDS encoding tRNA-binding protein, with product MKPEISWTDFEKLDIRTGTIIAVADFPLAKNPAFQLEIDFGELGIKKSSAQITELYTKENLIGTQILAVVNFPKKQIANFMSECLVLGIYGKNKEVTLISPLQKVENGLCLG from the coding sequence ATGAAACCTGAAATCAGCTGGACAGATTTTGAAAAACTCGACATCAGAACGGGAACCATCATTGCGGTGGCAGATTTTCCTTTGGCGAAAAATCCCGCTTTTCAGCTTGAAATTGATTTCGGCGAACTCGGAATTAAAAAATCTTCGGCGCAGATTACCGAACTTTATACCAAAGAAAATCTCATCGGAACACAAATTCTTGCCGTGGTGAACTTCCCGAAAAAGCAAATTGCCAATTTTATGAGCGAATGTCTGGTACTGGGGATTTATGGCAAAAACAAAGAAGTAACGCTGATCTCACCACTTCAAAAAGTGGAAAACGGCTTGTGCCTGGGTTAA
- a CDS encoding cytochrome C, giving the protein MTNFRNLKKNTFKPANFLAFAFAVTVMTISCTPKVQAEAENKFSAEYLAQGKTVFENSCARCHDLPSQSEHSDEAWTGILAEMAPKAKLNATQHEMVYNYIISTKN; this is encoded by the coding sequence ATGACCAACTTTAGAAATTTGAAAAAAAACACCTTTAAACCGGCAAATTTTTTAGCTTTTGCTTTTGCTGTAACCGTGATGACCATTTCCTGTACGCCAAAAGTTCAGGCAGAAGCAGAGAATAAATTTTCAGCAGAATATTTGGCACAGGGAAAAACAGTTTTTGAAAATTCCTGCGCAAGATGCCACGATTTACCAAGTCAATCCGAACATTCCGACGAAGCCTGGACGGGAATTTTAGCGGAAATGGCGCCAAAAGCAAAACTGAACGCAACGCAGCACGAGATGGTGTATAACTATATTATTTCAACAAAAAATTAA
- the meaB gene encoding methylmalonyl Co-A mutase-associated GTPase MeaB, which produces MKTFSTSELIDGLRSGDKRMLAKAITLVESKKPEHRDQAEEILKAIMPFTGNSIRIGITGVPGAGKSTFIENFGKFAIKAGKKVAVLAIDPSSSLNKGSILGDKTRMEELAREKNAFIRPSPTSGFLGGIANATFESMLLCEAAGYDYILIETVGVGQSEVLVSDITDVFLFLKIIGGGDELQGIKRGVMEMVDLIFINKVEKSNLQHAKNTKVELLRALHFMPEKEKNWKVPVLLGSALENVGLEEVYEKIQEFIALKTANFSFLATRKKQAEKRFEYWVKELILQKTKSRKDGETVYDLHKKKASELEVNPSSEAKLFVDQLLKN; this is translated from the coding sequence ATGAAAACTTTTTCTACCTCTGAGTTAATTGATGGTTTGCGCTCCGGCGACAAAAGAATGCTCGCCAAAGCCATCACTTTGGTTGAAAGTAAAAAGCCGGAACACCGCGACCAAGCGGAAGAAATTTTGAAAGCGATTATGCCTTTCACCGGAAATTCCATTCGCATCGGAATTACGGGCGTGCCTGGCGCGGGTAAATCTACCTTCATCGAAAATTTCGGAAAATTTGCCATTAAAGCAGGTAAAAAAGTTGCGGTGCTTGCCATCGACCCGAGTTCTTCTCTGAACAAAGGTTCCATTCTCGGCGATAAAACGCGGATGGAAGAACTCGCACGCGAAAAAAACGCTTTTATCCGTCCGAGTCCAACTTCCGGATTTTTAGGTGGAATTGCCAACGCGACTTTTGAAAGTATGCTTTTATGTGAAGCGGCGGGCTACGATTATATTTTGATTGAAACTGTCGGTGTAGGGCAAAGTGAAGTTTTGGTTTCCGACATTACCGATGTTTTTCTTTTTTTAAAAATCATTGGTGGTGGCGATGAACTGCAGGGAATTAAACGCGGCGTCATGGAAATGGTCGATTTGATTTTCATTAATAAAGTGGAAAAAAGCAACCTTCAGCATGCAAAAAATACAAAAGTAGAATTGCTGCGTGCTTTACATTTTATGCCCGAAAAAGAAAAAAACTGGAAAGTGCCGGTGCTGCTCGGTTCTGCACTGGAAAATGTAGGTTTGGAAGAGGTTTACGAAAAGATTCAGGAATTTATCGCCCTTAAAACGGCAAATTTTTCGTTTTTAGCTACAAGGAAAAAACAGGCGGAAAAACGTTTTGAATATTGGGTTAAAGAATTGATTTTGCAGAAAACCAAATCGCGCAAAGACGGCGAAACTGTTTATGATCTGCACAAAAAAAAGGCTTCCGAACTGGAAGTGAACCCAAGTTCGGAAGCAAAATTATTTGTCGATCAGCTTCTTAAAAATTAA
- a CDS encoding DUF4251 domain-containing protein: MKNLTTLLSSLFIFLFLSSCGTQSTRSSEKVQSLVDGGEFTFMAERANPTNYDVINIMNSFPTGNSAQMLSLDPGYTIELKKDELDVVMPYFGRMYTSSMKSDNSFRFTSKEFTVNRSTGSKGSSVFVIMPTDQQIVTKIVMEVYKNGKTYVAIQSTDRQPITYDGYITANTASAKN, from the coding sequence ATGAAAAATTTAACCACACTTCTCAGCTCCCTGTTCATATTTCTTTTTCTAAGTTCATGCGGTACACAGAGTACGAGATCTTCAGAAAAAGTTCAAAGTTTAGTGGACGGCGGCGAATTCACCTTTATGGCGGAACGCGCAAATCCCACAAATTACGATGTAATTAATATTATGAATTCTTTCCCCACCGGAAATTCTGCCCAAATGCTGTCATTAGATCCCGGCTACACGATTGAACTGAAAAAAGATGAATTGGATGTGGTGATGCCTTACTTCGGTAGAATGTACACCTCATCGATGAAAAGCGATAATTCCTTTAGATTTACCTCAAAAGAATTTACCGTAAACCGTTCAACAGGTTCCAAAGGAAGTTCGGTTTTCGTCATCATGCCGACCGACCAGCAGATTGTTACCAAAATTGTAATGGAAGTTTATAAAAACGGGAAAACGTATGTGGCGATACAATCTACCGACAGACAACCGATTACCTACGACGGTTATATCACCGCCAACACGGCTTCAGCTAAAAATTAA
- a CDS encoding M48 family metallopeptidase, with protein MKKLNKFVGLSIVSVMMFACTTNPITGRKTLQLANDQEIQAMALQQYRETLAKAKVVSGTSQAKSVNNVGLRIKNAATNYYRGIGREADIANYQWEFNLIDDKAINAWAMPGGKVAVYTGIFPVTKTDTGLAVVLGHEISHALAGHGNERISQAMVAQYGGAILGSTISNGQLAAIFQQAYPIGAQVALLKYGRSQELEADEMGLYLMAMAGYDPREAQPFWQRMESASNGGSRPPEFLSTHPNPDTRRADLEKHMPKALQYYKAAGGKI; from the coding sequence ATGAAAAAATTAAATAAATTCGTCGGGCTCAGCATTGTATCAGTGATGATGTTTGCGTGTACCACGAACCCGATTACCGGCCGAAAAACGCTTCAGTTAGCCAACGACCAGGAAATCCAGGCGATGGCCTTACAACAATATCGCGAAACGCTTGCTAAAGCTAAGGTTGTCTCGGGCACCAGTCAGGCAAAAAGCGTAAACAACGTAGGATTAAGAATTAAAAATGCCGCGACCAACTACTACCGAGGTATCGGTCGTGAAGCAGATATTGCAAATTATCAGTGGGAATTTAACCTCATCGATGATAAAGCAATTAATGCCTGGGCGATGCCGGGGGGAAAAGTGGCAGTTTACACCGGAATTTTCCCAGTAACAAAAACAGACACCGGCTTAGCGGTGGTTTTAGGTCACGAGATTTCCCATGCTTTGGCAGGTCACGGAAACGAAAGAATTTCTCAGGCGATGGTTGCACAATATGGTGGCGCCATTTTAGGCAGTACTATTTCTAACGGGCAATTAGCTGCGATTTTCCAGCAGGCCTACCCAATCGGTGCACAGGTTGCCCTTTTGAAATATGGACGTAGTCAGGAGCTTGAAGCGGATGAAATGGGGCTTTACCTGATGGCGATGGCGGGTTACGATCCGCGTGAAGCACAGCCGTTCTGGCAACGTATGGAAAGCGCTTCCAATGGTGGCAGCAGACCGCCGGAATTCCTTTCTACTCACCCAAATCCGGATACCCGTAGAGCAGATTTAGAAAAACACATGCCTAAAGCTTTACAATATTATAAAGCTGCGGGCGGAAAAATTTAA
- a CDS encoding outer membrane beta-barrel protein → MKKILSTFLVGASLLSTAQVSFAGKANLLFKTDSPSWQNIKNSAVSAYDQSGKNNVGFNVGLSAKIDLPASLFVMPEIYYTTFKNEFQVPETSTTIEAKSNRVDVPVLLGYRLLGDNLGVFIGPVASYNLSSDNQYKDFKENALKDFTLGYQFGAQVQIQKLILNAKYEGAFTEDQREFINSTNNEVIRYDSRPSLFMVGIGYQL, encoded by the coding sequence ATGAAAAAAATTCTTAGTACTTTTCTTGTTGGCGCCAGCCTTCTGAGCACTGCGCAAGTATCATTCGCGGGAAAAGCAAACCTGCTTTTTAAAACGGACTCGCCAAGCTGGCAAAATATAAAAAACAGCGCGGTATCTGCATACGACCAATCTGGTAAAAACAATGTGGGCTTCAATGTGGGACTTTCTGCAAAAATCGATTTGCCAGCGTCGCTTTTCGTGATGCCGGAAATTTATTACACCACTTTTAAAAATGAATTTCAGGTACCGGAAACTTCCACAACCATCGAAGCGAAAAGCAACAGAGTTGACGTTCCCGTGCTATTAGGTTACCGACTTTTAGGTGACAATTTAGGCGTGTTTATCGGTCCGGTGGCTTCTTATAATCTTTCCTCTGACAACCAGTATAAAGATTTTAAAGAAAACGCGCTGAAAGATTTCACTTTAGGTTACCAGTTCGGAGCACAGGTTCAAATTCAAAAATTAATTTTGAATGCAAAATATGAAGGTGCTTTCACGGAAGATCAAAGAGAATTTATCAACAGCACGAATAACGAAGTAATTCGTTATGACAGCCGCCCAAGTTTATTTATGGTGGGTATTGGTTACCAATTATAA
- a CDS encoding ABC transporter ATP-binding protein, with product MIEVKDLKKQFDEVEVLKGITTTFETGKVNLIIGQSGSGKTVFLKSLLNVYQPTSGGILFDGRDINKMSRDEKQLLRAEIGTVFQGSALFDSMTVEENITFPLDMFTNLSFREKKRRAFEVIGRVHLEKANRKYPSEISGGMQKRVAIARAIVNNPKYLFCDEPNSGLDPYTSNIIDDLLLEITKEYKTTTIINSHDMNSVMTIGEKIVYLRNGLKEWEGNKDVLINAGNKNLIDFVYSSELFKELREYFLETNKTSIENVITKPQTNEKNS from the coding sequence ATGATTGAAGTAAAAGACCTAAAAAAGCAGTTTGATGAGGTAGAAGTTTTAAAAGGTATAACTACAACTTTCGAAACGGGTAAGGTAAACCTCATCATCGGGCAAAGTGGTTCGGGTAAAACGGTTTTCCTGAAAAGTTTGCTGAATGTTTATCAGCCAACTTCTGGAGGAATTTTGTTTGATGGTCGTGATATTAATAAAATGTCGCGCGATGAAAAACAGCTTCTTCGTGCAGAAATCGGGACGGTTTTCCAGGGAAGTGCACTTTTCGATTCCATGACGGTGGAAGAAAATATCACTTTTCCGCTGGATATGTTTACCAATCTTTCGTTCCGGGAGAAAAAACGCCGCGCTTTTGAGGTAATAGGCCGCGTGCATCTGGAAAAAGCCAACCGTAAATATCCGTCTGAAATTTCGGGTGGGATGCAGAAACGCGTCGCCATCGCGCGGGCGATTGTAAATAATCCAAAATATCTGTTCTGTGATGAACCGAATTCCGGCCTGGATCCTTACACTTCCAATATTATTGATGATTTGTTGCTGGAAATTACCAAAGAATATAAAACCACGACCATCATCAATTCACACGATATGAACTCGGTGATGACGATTGGCGAGAAAATTGTATATCTGCGAAATGGCCTGAAAGAATGGGAAGGAAATAAAGATGTCCTAATCAACGCAGGCAATAAAAATCTAATTGATTTCGTTTATTCTTCAGAATTGTTCAAAGAGCTGCGGGAATATTTCCTGGAAACGAACAAAACTTCAATTGAAAATGTGATAACAAAACCTCAAACAAATGAAAAAAATTCTTAG